A DNA window from Paenibacillus sp. HWE-109 contains the following coding sequences:
- the aguB gene encoding N-carbamoylputrescine amidase, protein MRNVKVAATQMSCSDNIDENIRKAEALVRQAAAKGAQIILIQELFETPYFCQKEKSDYYRYATELETNKAINHFREIAKELQVVLPISFYEKKNYARYNSLAVIDADGQVMGTYRKSHIPDGPGYEEKFYFNPGDTGFKVWKTRYAKIGVGVCWDQWYPEAARVMALMGAELLFYPTAIGSEPQDGSIDSKDHWQMCMRGHAACNLMPVIASNRIGKEVDEDSSIDFYGSSFIAGPQGNLIEEAGRTEETVLVAEFDLDQLEIQRIEWGIFRDRRPDLYKKIATYDGDQVL, encoded by the coding sequence GTGAGAAATGTCAAAGTAGCAGCGACACAAATGAGCTGTTCCGATAACATAGATGAAAACATTCGCAAGGCCGAGGCTTTGGTTCGCCAAGCAGCCGCCAAAGGTGCTCAAATTATTTTGATTCAAGAGCTGTTCGAAACGCCTTATTTCTGCCAGAAAGAGAAATCGGACTACTACCGCTATGCCACTGAGCTGGAAACCAATAAAGCGATCAATCATTTCCGAGAAATCGCCAAGGAGCTGCAGGTCGTTCTGCCAATCAGCTTCTACGAGAAAAAGAATTACGCGCGCTACAACTCGCTAGCTGTTATTGATGCCGATGGCCAAGTCATGGGCACGTATCGCAAAAGCCACATCCCGGATGGTCCAGGGTACGAAGAGAAGTTCTATTTCAACCCCGGCGATACCGGGTTCAAAGTATGGAAAACCCGCTATGCCAAAATCGGTGTAGGCGTATGCTGGGACCAGTGGTACCCGGAAGCAGCGCGCGTTATGGCGCTTATGGGTGCTGAACTGCTGTTCTATCCGACAGCAATCGGTTCCGAACCGCAGGATGGATCAATCGATTCCAAGGATCATTGGCAAATGTGCATGCGCGGCCACGCGGCGTGCAATCTGATGCCGGTTATCGCATCCAACCGGATCGGCAAGGAAGTGGATGAGGATTCCAGCATCGACTTCTACGGTTCTTCGTTCATTGCAGGCCCGCAGGGCAACCTGATTGAAGAAGCTGGCCGTACGGAAGAAACCGTACTGGTTGCTGAATTCGATCTCGATCAGTTGGAGATCCAACGTATCGAGTGGGGGATTTTCCGCGATCGTCGTCCGGACCTGTACAAGAAAATCGCCACCTATGACGGAGATCAGGTGCTGTAA
- a CDS encoding YkvA family protein, which translates to MDTTKYQKYFSTDGFWSKLKKVAKSAGSKVIYTGLLLFYAVESPKTPLRAKVQIYGALGYLILPLDLVPDLLPVIGYVDDFSALGLALLAVAKNIDDDVKYKAKSKLRSLLGDEVMNSKDIIEIDGKLMAEKQKVGTEGVDLGK; encoded by the coding sequence ATGGATACAACCAAATATCAAAAATATTTCTCCACCGACGGTTTCTGGTCCAAGCTCAAAAAAGTCGCGAAATCAGCAGGAAGCAAAGTTATATATACGGGATTGCTGCTTTTTTACGCGGTAGAAAGTCCCAAAACCCCATTGAGAGCCAAAGTGCAAATCTACGGAGCGCTCGGCTATCTGATTCTTCCGCTGGATCTCGTGCCGGATTTGCTGCCGGTTATCGGCTACGTGGATGACTTCAGCGCACTTGGATTGGCGCTGCTAGCTGTCGCAAAGAATATTGACGATGATGTGAAGTATAAAGCGAAGAGCAAGCTGAGGAGTTTGCTTGGAGATGAAGTGATGAACAGCAAGGACATTATTGAGATTGACGGTAAGCTGATGGCGGAGAAACAGAAGGTTGGTACAGAGGGCGTGGATTTAGGGAAGTGA
- a CDS encoding branched-chain amino acid aminotransferase, with amino-acid sequence MYGTIRFEQNPHCKTIPGPDESLGFGRYFTDHMFIMDYEEGQGWLDPRIIPYGPLSHDPAAMVFHYGQAVFEGLKAFRTNEEDIVLFRPDQNAKRLNRSCERLSMPSLDEEFVVQAIQSLVRVDANWVPRKEGSSLYIRPFVISTEAGLGVRASSRYSFIIIMSPVGAYYEEGLQPVNILVEGHFARAVQGGTGNAKVAGNYAASLNAQAIAKENNCAQVLWLDAVEKKYLEEVGSMNVFFKINGEIITPSLSGSILEGITRKSIIHLLKDWGLPVKEQKISIDDIVEAYNNGTLEEAFGTGTAAVVSPIGSLFWQGTPMVINQGHIGELVHRLYDTITGIQFGRIEDTHSWLVTC; translated from the coding sequence ATGTATGGAACCATCAGATTCGAGCAAAATCCTCACTGTAAAACGATTCCTGGTCCAGATGAAAGCTTAGGCTTTGGGCGTTATTTTACCGATCATATGTTTATTATGGATTACGAGGAAGGTCAGGGCTGGCTGGATCCCCGGATTATCCCGTACGGTCCTTTATCACATGATCCTGCGGCTATGGTTTTTCATTACGGGCAAGCCGTGTTCGAAGGACTCAAAGCTTTTCGCACAAATGAAGAAGACATTGTCCTGTTCCGTCCCGACCAAAATGCCAAACGGCTTAATCGTTCCTGTGAACGCTTGAGCATGCCTTCCCTAGATGAAGAATTCGTCGTCCAAGCCATTCAGAGCCTCGTACGCGTAGATGCTAACTGGGTGCCTCGCAAAGAGGGATCATCGCTGTATATTCGCCCTTTTGTTATCTCTACGGAGGCAGGTCTTGGGGTGCGTGCTTCTTCACGCTATTCCTTTATTATCATTATGTCGCCTGTAGGCGCTTACTATGAAGAGGGGCTTCAGCCCGTTAATATCCTGGTGGAAGGCCATTTTGCCAGAGCTGTCCAAGGTGGTACAGGCAACGCCAAAGTTGCCGGCAATTACGCAGCCAGTCTGAATGCACAAGCTATCGCCAAAGAAAACAACTGCGCTCAAGTCCTCTGGCTGGACGCTGTGGAGAAAAAATATTTGGAAGAAGTCGGCAGCATGAACGTCTTTTTCAAAATTAATGGAGAGATTATCACTCCTAGCCTAAGCGGCAGTATTCTGGAAGGCATCACCCGCAAGAGCATCATTCATCTGTTGAAAGATTGGGGCCTCCCTGTGAAGGAACAAAAAATCTCCATCGACGACATCGTTGAAGCCTACAATAACGGGACGCTCGAGGAAGCATTTGGTACAGGCACCGCAGCCGTCGTTTCCCCGATAGGCAGTCTGTTTTGGCAGGGAACGCCTATGGTTATTAACCAAGGACACATCGGCGAGCTGGTTCATCGGTTATATGATACGATTACGGGCATTCAGTTCGGACGTATTGAGGATACACATAGCTGGTTGGTTACTTGTTAG
- a CDS encoding LysR family transcriptional regulator has product MEYRLLEYFMAVCEELHFTRAAEKLGISQPTLSQQIRLIEHRVGSPLFQRIGKKVYITEAGEILLKHSRNIFHELDQAQAALNEIQGMQRGKLRIGCSGNHLLTATIMAFHAQYPKIELSVTELATEETKEGLLNNQLDIGVVFLPDEDEQLASIPLYNEKLQFVVSSEHSLAQSDTIPLAELVQLPVAMMPGKFYVRQMMDECCKKHGFEWKPTLELSTLESLLQMAKQNVVGVILPGSYVDSIRSSKDISSIPIVDPIPQKDVGIVYRKDMHVCKTTDTFMKQLIQQFAKSGAAANKTN; this is encoded by the coding sequence ATGGAGTATCGATTGTTGGAATATTTTATGGCGGTGTGTGAAGAATTGCATTTCACCCGTGCAGCCGAAAAGTTAGGGATCAGCCAACCTACGCTCAGCCAACAGATACGCTTGATCGAGCATCGTGTAGGTTCGCCTCTTTTTCAGCGGATCGGCAAGAAAGTCTATATCACCGAGGCCGGCGAAATTCTGCTCAAGCATAGCCGAAATATTTTTCATGAATTGGATCAAGCGCAAGCTGCGTTGAATGAAATCCAAGGCATGCAGCGGGGAAAGCTGCGCATCGGCTGTTCCGGCAATCATTTGCTGACGGCGACGATTATGGCTTTTCATGCGCAGTATCCCAAAATCGAGCTGTCGGTAACAGAGCTTGCCACCGAAGAGACCAAAGAGGGACTGCTGAATAATCAACTGGATATTGGCGTTGTTTTCCTGCCTGATGAGGATGAGCAGCTAGCGAGTATTCCTTTGTATAACGAGAAGCTTCAATTTGTGGTGTCGAGCGAGCACTCGCTTGCACAGTCGGATACGATCCCGTTAGCGGAGCTCGTACAACTTCCAGTAGCGATGATGCCAGGCAAGTTTTATGTGCGGCAAATGATGGACGAATGCTGCAAGAAGCATGGATTTGAGTGGAAACCAACACTGGAACTGTCGACGTTGGAGTCGCTGCTTCAGATGGCGAAGCAGAATGTGGTGGGCGTTATATTGCCCGGCTCGTATGTGGACAGCATTCGCAGCAGCAAGGATATTAGCAGCATTCCGATTGTTGATCCTATTCCGCAGAAGGATGTGGGGATTGTCTATCGCAAAGATATGCATGTGTGCAAGACGACAGATACCTTTATGAAGCAGTTGATCCAACAGTTTGCGAAGAGCGGAGCGGCTGCTAACAAAACGAACTAG
- a CDS encoding TRM11 family SAM-dependent methyltransferase, which translates to MKYIYTFVCHEDEQALCLLELRSLLGAEALFGARYAVSARKVEPSRSPFLKLRLDVLVEAGSLPELASQVGTLTPREATFKVVFAETEAVVRTDRQREVAREIGRHLRGKAELERPEMWFAVTELGSRWVFGECSYGEAVWLQHQQKPQNYSTALNTRVARAVVNIAVPDTAGAKAIDPCCGIGTVLIEAMSMGIDIVGTDMNPLAVRGARVNLTHFGMPDVVRIADMRTLGLAAGDEARYDALILDMPYNLCSKLPEDEQLEMLRAARRVARRAVIITTEQIDALIEQAGFRIDERCIVHKSNFSRQIIVCV; encoded by the coding sequence ATGAAATATATCTATACCTTTGTCTGTCATGAAGATGAGCAGGCGCTTTGTCTGCTGGAGCTGCGCAGTTTGCTGGGCGCAGAAGCTTTGTTTGGTGCGCGCTATGCAGTTAGCGCGCGTAAGGTTGAACCGAGCCGCAGCCCGTTCCTGAAGCTGCGGCTGGATGTTCTGGTCGAGGCCGGCAGTTTGCCGGAGCTGGCCTCGCAAGTGGGGACGTTGACGCCGCGGGAGGCAACGTTCAAGGTTGTGTTCGCGGAAACGGAAGCTGTGGTCCGCACGGACCGCCAGCGTGAAGTTGCACGCGAAATAGGCCGGCATCTCCGCGGCAAAGCGGAGCTGGAACGGCCGGAGATGTGGTTCGCCGTCACGGAGCTGGGAAGCCGGTGGGTGTTCGGCGAATGCAGCTACGGCGAAGCCGTGTGGCTTCAGCATCAGCAGAAGCCGCAGAACTACTCCACCGCCCTGAACACGCGCGTAGCGCGGGCGGTGGTGAATATTGCCGTGCCCGATACAGCGGGCGCCAAAGCCATTGACCCGTGCTGCGGCATCGGCACGGTGCTGATTGAGGCGATGTCGATGGGTATCGACATCGTGGGCACGGACATGAACCCGCTGGCTGTGCGCGGCGCGCGGGTGAATCTAACCCATTTCGGCATGCCGGATGTGGTGCGTATTGCCGACATGCGAACGCTGGGCCTGGCAGCGGGAGATGAGGCGCGTTACGACGCCCTCATTCTGGACATGCCCTATAATCTTTGCTCTAAGTTGCCGGAAGATGAGCAATTGGAGATGCTGAGGGCCGCACGCCGCGTCGCCAGGCGCGCGGTTATTATCACGACAGAGCAGATTGATGCGCTCATCGAGCAGGCGGGTTTCCGTATCGATGAACGCTGTATCGTGCATAAAAGCAATTTCAGCAGACAAATTATTGTCTGTGTTTAG
- a CDS encoding DUF3298 and DUF4163 domain-containing protein: MDGLDQPVSIQTNQMLRNKLKLLYPSVIHHTPYSSQLAMNTAIVNAVNKQLSDQGYPKNPLADVTAYYEIKTNERNVLSLTLWNYTFSGGAHGLTIQNALTFSTETGKSYALKDLFKPGSDYVGKLSALIQAELKTRDIPLLVDFKAIRPDQDFYIADKSLVIYFQVYELAAYVYGFLYFPISVYALQDIIAEDGPLGKMLY; the protein is encoded by the coding sequence ATGGACGGACTGGATCAACCCGTTAGTATACAAACGAATCAAATGCTGCGTAATAAATTAAAGCTGCTCTATCCGTCAGTTATCCACCACACGCCTTATTCATCCCAGCTTGCCATGAATACTGCAATAGTCAACGCGGTCAATAAGCAGTTGAGCGACCAAGGCTACCCCAAGAATCCGCTGGCTGATGTCACAGCTTACTACGAGATCAAAACCAATGAGCGCAATGTGCTCAGTCTGACGCTATGGAATTATACGTTCTCGGGCGGGGCCCATGGGCTTACGATTCAGAATGCGTTGACATTCAGTACGGAAACCGGCAAGTCTTACGCCCTCAAAGATTTATTCAAACCAGGCAGCGACTATGTCGGCAAGTTAAGCGCCTTGATTCAAGCCGAGCTTAAAACACGAGATATCCCGTTGTTGGTCGATTTTAAGGCGATTCGTCCAGATCAAGATTTCTATATTGCCGATAAATCGCTAGTCATTTATTTCCAAGTCTACGAGTTGGCAGCTTATGTATATGGTTTTCTTTATTTTCCTATTTCTGTGTACGCTCTTCAGGATATAATTGCCGAAGATGGGCCACTGGGCAAAATGCTCTACTAA
- a CDS encoding pyridoxamine 5'-phosphate oxidase family protein — protein sequence MGKSFEALLPEHEQFIGKQHIFFVGSAPLAGDGHVNLSPKGHDVLRILSTNEVAYLDLTGSGNETSAHLEENGRITVMFMAFEGPPMILRLYGVGRVVLPGTQEWDTLVPRFTLLPGARQIIVVDVHEVKTSCGYSVPFYNYEGERHTLQKWAAHQGEQGLNDYWQQKNMISMDGLPTPLGQKLSTEALN from the coding sequence ATGGGGAAATCGTTCGAGGCGTTATTGCCGGAGCATGAACAGTTCATTGGCAAGCAGCACATTTTCTTCGTGGGGTCAGCCCCGTTAGCGGGGGATGGACATGTGAATCTATCGCCCAAGGGCCATGATGTCTTGCGAATTTTATCGACTAACGAAGTGGCTTATCTGGATTTGACAGGGAGCGGCAATGAGACGAGTGCGCATCTCGAAGAGAATGGGCGCATCACGGTGATGTTCATGGCATTCGAGGGGCCGCCGATGATTCTGCGGTTGTACGGGGTCGGTCGTGTTGTGCTGCCCGGTACGCAGGAGTGGGATACTCTCGTCCCAAGGTTCACTCTGCTGCCGGGAGCGCGTCAGATTATCGTCGTGGATGTTCATGAAGTTAAGACGTCTTGCGGCTATAGCGTTCCTTTTTACAATTATGAGGGAGAGCGTCACACGTTGCAGAAGTGGGCTGCCCACCAAGGCGAGCAAGGTTTAAATGACTATTGGCAGCAGAAAAACATGATCAGTATGGATGGACTGCCAACACCGCTCGGACAAAAATTATCCACAGAGGCTCTGAATTAA
- a CDS encoding acyl-CoA thioesterase has product METRLEIVVRSTEIDVNGHVNNAKYLEYLEWGREEWYEQAELFYDTFGEMGIQTVTVNININYKKECKQGDYLTITCRPEQIGRSSYVLKQEIINKQGDLCADALVTSVTMDSTTRKSVEAPEALRKHFS; this is encoded by the coding sequence TTGGAAACCCGACTAGAAATCGTCGTTCGATCGACGGAAATCGATGTGAATGGTCACGTCAACAACGCCAAATATTTGGAATACCTCGAATGGGGCCGTGAGGAATGGTATGAGCAAGCGGAGCTATTCTATGATACTTTTGGCGAGATGGGCATTCAAACCGTAACGGTGAACATTAACATTAACTACAAAAAAGAATGCAAACAAGGAGACTATCTAACCATCACCTGCCGTCCTGAACAAATAGGGCGTTCCAGCTATGTGCTGAAACAAGAAATTATCAATAAGCAAGGCGACTTATGTGCAGATGCCCTTGTCACAAGCGTAACGATGGACAGCACAACACGCAAAAGCGTGGAAGCTCCTGAAGCTTTGCGGAAACATTTTAGCTAA
- the fumC gene encoding class II fumarate hydratase, protein MTQEYRIEKDTMGEIRVPVDKLWGAQTQRSFENFKIGTERMPERLISAFALLKKAAAQVNRELGGLTTEKAEAIAQAADEIVQGRWNDEFPLVVWQTGSGTQSNMNVNEVIAHRASEIIGDGAQHIHPNDDVNRSQSSNDTFPTAMHVAGVIAVEQELLPALELMQATLHSKMEAYASIVKIGRTHLQDATPLTLGQEISGWWAMLEQAAGMVRSSIDTMRELAIGGTAVGTGLNAHPEFGARVAEALTHETGTRFVSAANKFHALTSHDQIVYAHGALKALAANLMKIANDVRWLSSGPRCGIGEITIPENEPGSSIMPGKVNPTQSEAMTMVVCQVMGNDAAIGFAASQGNFELNVFKPVIIHNFLQSVRLLADSMRSFNDHCLAGMEPNRAVIQRNLEQSLMLVTALNPYIGYEKAASIAKQAHKEGLTLKESALRSGYLTAEQFDSYVRPEDMVHPKAP, encoded by the coding sequence GTGACGCAAGAATATCGGATTGAAAAGGATACGATGGGAGAAATCAGAGTGCCTGTGGATAAGTTGTGGGGGGCACAAACACAGCGCAGCTTTGAGAATTTCAAAATCGGCACGGAGCGAATGCCGGAGCGATTGATTAGTGCTTTTGCTTTGTTGAAAAAGGCCGCTGCTCAGGTAAATCGCGAGCTTGGCGGGTTAACGACGGAGAAAGCCGAGGCGATCGCCCAGGCGGCTGACGAAATTGTGCAGGGACGCTGGAACGACGAGTTCCCGCTTGTGGTCTGGCAGACGGGCAGCGGCACGCAGTCGAACATGAATGTGAACGAGGTGATCGCGCATCGGGCAAGTGAAATTATTGGAGATGGCGCGCAGCACATCCATCCCAACGATGATGTGAATCGTTCGCAAAGCTCGAACGATACGTTCCCGACCGCGATGCATGTCGCCGGCGTCATCGCGGTAGAGCAAGAACTGCTGCCAGCGCTGGAGCTTATGCAGGCGACTCTGCACAGCAAGATGGAGGCCTATGCCTCCATCGTCAAAATCGGCCGCACCCACCTGCAGGACGCCACCCCACTGACGCTGGGGCAGGAGATCAGCGGCTGGTGGGCCATGCTGGAGCAGGCCGCGGGCATGGTGCGCAGCAGCATCGACACGATGCGCGAGCTGGCTATTGGCGGCACCGCGGTCGGCACAGGGCTGAACGCGCACCCCGAATTCGGCGCGCGTGTGGCCGAAGCCTTGACTCACGAGACGGGCACGCGCTTCGTCTCAGCCGCGAACAAGTTTCATGCGCTGACCAGCCATGATCAGATCGTTTACGCCCACGGCGCGTTGAAGGCGCTGGCGGCGAACTTAATGAAGATAGCCAACGACGTGCGCTGGCTATCGAGCGGTCCCCGCTGCGGAATCGGGGAAATCACGATTCCGGAGAACGAGCCCGGCAGCTCGATCATGCCAGGCAAAGTCAACCCCACGCAGAGCGAAGCGATGACGATGGTCGTGTGCCAGGTGATGGGCAACGATGCGGCCATCGGCTTCGCCGCCAGCCAGGGCAACTTCGAGCTGAATGTGTTCAAGCCCGTCATTATTCACAACTTCCTGCAGTCGGTGCGGCTGCTTGCGGATAGCATGCGCTCGTTCAACGATCACTGCCTCGCAGGGATGGAACCGAATCGCGCGGTCATTCAGCGCAATCTGGAACAATCGCTCATGCTGGTAACAGCCCTCAACCCGTATATCGGGTATGAGAAAGCGGCCAGCATTGCGAAGCAAGCCCACAAGGAAGGGCTGACACTGAAGGAGTCAGCCCTGCGCAGCGGTTATTTGACCGCTGAGCAGTTTGACAGCTATGTCCGTCCAGAGGATATGGTGCATCCTAAGGCGCCGTAA
- a CDS encoding helix-turn-helix domain-containing protein codes for MGKMSEQKEKAAQEVLSGMKAAVVARKYGVTPGTVNQWVRDYREQHGEQDYPYPQEQAEELKRLLEVEKRYDKAVKLLGEKDLEIEILRELLKKPTPAYPKNLR; via the coding sequence ATGGGAAAAATGTCTGAGCAGAAAGAAAAGGCTGCGCAAGAAGTTTTGTCTGGTATGAAGGCAGCCGTTGTTGCCAGAAAGTATGGTGTTACTCCCGGAACGGTGAATCAATGGGTAAGGGATTATCGTGAACAGCATGGTGAACAAGACTATCCTTATCCACAGGAGCAAGCTGAAGAACTGAAACGCCTACTCGAGGTAGAGAAAAGGTACGACAAGGCCGTCAAATTACTGGGCGAAAAAGACCTAGAAATCGAGATCCTACGTGAGCTGCTAAAAAAGCCAACCCCTGCTTATCCGAAAAATTTAAGATAG
- a CDS encoding IS3 family transposase, whose translation MRIMGLAESTYYDRMKRMSQSPQTAERERGRRIPGYSLTESAEKISDEQIQEWLLELISGEEHVYGYKLLAECLWNQYRLRLNHKKSYRLCKALDILQPQRQKRFKHPRKLPENRIITGPNQLWQMDIKYGYVAGRDRHFFVLSIIDVFTRVIVGYYRGTSCEAKHACQTLRKAMDSHCTTNNEPPFIRTDNGPQFVSHLFGDMCEGWEVTHERIPPQTPDLNAFIESFHSNMERDLFSKEEFATFEDAYDAVDRYMDFYNNRRMHTSLRRMPPVKFSAWVMSLDDRSAFFWPRKKAK comes from the coding sequence CTGCGTATCATGGGGTTGGCTGAGTCTACTTATTATGACCGCATGAAACGCATGTCACAGTCTCCACAGACGGCTGAACGTGAACGCGGCAGACGCATCCCTGGATATTCCCTTACGGAGTCTGCGGAAAAAATTAGTGACGAGCAAATCCAGGAATGGCTACTCGAACTCATCTCGGGAGAGGAGCATGTGTACGGCTACAAACTGCTTGCAGAATGTTTATGGAACCAGTACAGATTAAGGTTGAATCACAAAAAGAGCTATCGGTTGTGTAAGGCGCTAGACATCCTACAGCCACAGCGTCAGAAGCGCTTCAAGCATCCTCGGAAACTGCCAGAGAATCGTATCATTACAGGACCTAACCAGCTCTGGCAGATGGACATTAAATACGGTTACGTCGCGGGTCGCGATCGACATTTCTTCGTACTGAGCATAATTGATGTATTTACCCGGGTCATCGTCGGCTACTACAGAGGAACGTCCTGTGAGGCCAAGCACGCCTGTCAGACGCTTAGGAAAGCAATGGACAGTCACTGCACGACGAATAACGAGCCCCCTTTTATAAGGACCGACAATGGGCCACAGTTTGTAAGCCACCTTTTCGGCGATATGTGTGAAGGCTGGGAGGTTACTCACGAACGTATTCCTCCTCAAACGCCGGATTTAAATGCTTTTATTGAATCCTTTCATAGTAACATGGAACGCGATCTATTCAGCAAAGAAGAGTTTGCAACCTTCGAGGATGCTTATGATGCTGTCGACCGATACATGGACTTTTACAACAACCGAAGAATGCATACAAGCCTTCGAAGAATGCCGCCGGTTAAATTTTCAGCATGGGTAATGAGCTTAGATGACCGCTCAGCCTTCTTCTGGCCGAGGAAGAAAGCGAAATAA
- a CDS encoding YtxH domain-containing protein, with protein sequence MSEAVATNKGGLLLGLVIGGAVGAVASLLLAPKAGSELREDLSNTYRTLNDKTSKLASTVGQKTQEIVSSVCETTQDIAAAASGTAKDIVSTVSEKSHEIGKQASEVIDKAKESKDMVAESLQSATSTNNNRH encoded by the coding sequence ATGAGTGAAGCAGTCGCAACAAATAAAGGCGGACTATTGTTAGGTCTAGTAATCGGTGGAGCAGTAGGTGCTGTAGCTTCCCTGTTACTCGCCCCTAAAGCGGGGTCAGAATTACGCGAAGACCTTTCCAATACGTATCGTACGTTAAACGATAAAACAAGCAAACTAGCTTCGACAGTTGGTCAAAAAACCCAGGAAATCGTCTCCAGCGTATGCGAGACTACTCAAGATATCGCTGCTGCGGCTAGCGGCACAGCCAAAGATATCGTTTCCACCGTGAGCGAAAAGTCACACGAGATCGGCAAACAAGCCTCTGAGGTGATCGATAAAGCCAAAGAAAGCAAAGACATGGTAGCGGAGTCCTTGCAGTCTGCCACGTCCACAAACAACAACCGCCATTAA
- a CDS encoding SpoIIE family protein phosphatase has product MSIVIVDDNATNLLIIEKILLKAGYTDLMMVSSAKELYHLLEMNSPSTSEVSVDLILMDMMMPEIDGVEACRTVQADERFRDIPIIFVTAMGDSNKLAEALDAGALDYVMKPINKVELLARIRSTLRLKFEKDWHKERDKRIKYELDLAKQVQRSVLSSPIQDEHINISAVYKPSSELAGDFYAWYPIGPNRYGIILLDMMGHGISSSLVCMYIYSALKDTITNICDPEGVIRELNCRMNQLHKADNLINYYFTSIYLVLDTEKRTIEYVNAGHPTGIAILDGEVKLLTEGCCAIGFFEGIEITKGVIPYKKDARIVLFTDGLSEWLDDEQEEGINKIQRSFQSMQTHDPEGIIESIYPYTKSGSPQDDMCLVMITATS; this is encoded by the coding sequence ATGAGCATTGTGATTGTTGACGATAACGCGACGAATTTACTTATTATTGAAAAAATTCTGCTTAAAGCCGGGTATACCGATCTCATGATGGTGTCTTCTGCCAAAGAGCTATATCACTTATTAGAAATGAATTCCCCCAGTACCTCAGAGGTATCCGTAGATTTGATTTTGATGGATATGATGATGCCGGAAATTGATGGGGTAGAAGCGTGCCGCACGGTACAAGCGGATGAACGGTTTCGAGATATCCCGATTATATTCGTAACAGCGATGGGAGATTCGAATAAATTAGCCGAAGCTCTGGACGCCGGGGCGCTCGACTATGTGATGAAGCCGATTAACAAGGTAGAGCTGCTGGCTCGCATTCGCTCCACACTCCGTCTCAAGTTCGAGAAGGACTGGCATAAGGAACGGGATAAGCGGATTAAATATGAGCTGGATCTGGCCAAACAAGTGCAGCGCAGCGTATTAAGCAGCCCTATCCAGGATGAGCATATTAACATCTCAGCGGTTTACAAGCCTTCTTCCGAGCTTGCGGGTGATTTCTATGCGTGGTACCCGATTGGGCCGAACCGGTATGGCATTATTTTGCTGGATATGATGGGTCATGGTATTTCCTCGTCACTGGTTTGTATGTATATCTACTCGGCCTTGAAGGATACGATTACGAACATTTGTGATCCGGAGGGTGTGATTCGCGAGTTAAACTGCCGGATGAATCAACTTCATAAAGCGGATAATCTGATCAATTATTACTTTACGTCGATTTATTTGGTTTTGGATACGGAGAAGCGCACGATTGAATATGTGAATGCCGGTCATCCAACAGGAATCGCTATTCTGGATGGCGAGGTCAAGCTGCTGACGGAAGGCTGTTGTGCCATCGGATTTTTCGAGGGGATTGAGATTACCAAAGGGGTTATTCCCTATAAGAAAGATGCACGGATTGTTTTGTTCACCGACGGTCTTTCGGAATGGCTTGATGATGAGCAGGAGGAAGGCATCAACAAAATTCAACGCAGCTTTCAGTCGATGCAAACGCACGATCCTGAGGGCATCATTGAAAGCATTTATCCTTATACCAAAAGCGGTTCTCCCCAGGACGACATGTGCTTGGTGATGATCACAGCGACCTCATAA